ATAGGTCACGCCGCTGTGATCGGGATTCAGCTCGATGCTGAGCACCCGTCCCGACATGAGAAGGGTCATGACGGCATGCCCCAGCTCATGGATCATCGTATCCAGGATACGGAACCAGGAAGAGAAGGGGATCAGTCTTGTCAGAATAGCCGCACCCACTAGAAATAACAATGCTTTCAGCCATTTATTCATTCGAAGGTCCTTTCAGCATAAAGTCATTCGCTAGACTATCATTCCGTCCATTATAATACAGATGAGAAACATGTGAAAATCGATTAGTCCCTATAGGTTAAATGGTATAATTGAAGTTGTGACGGAGGTTCATATTCGATGAAAAACGATAAGCCTAACAACGACAATCACATAGAACATATAAGACATACTACGCTCGTGAATGACCAAGGGATTCGTTTTGCTGAATTTGAGCTGGCCGGCGACGAGCAGGACGTCTCGTTACCGGACAAGCCATCAGATCATCAGGGGCAGGAACCCGTTGATTCTGCTGCCAGAGCGAAGGAATCCCTGATTGTGAAGCCGCAGGAGCCGCTGGATATGAATTGGGGCGAGGACTTCCGCTACGTGACCAAGGAGCAGCAATTCGTGCAAAAGGCAAGGGAGCTCGCATGGCATGTAGAGGGAGAGGCCCCTTTTGTAGCTTTCAAAAGCTATTGGCCGACCTACGACCAGATGGCCAGCGACCAGTTCAAATGGTATTTTTACTGGCGGGAGGAAGTAAGGTCCGGGCGGTACCCGGATACGGACTTATCCTATTTGTTTGTCTATTTTTACGAGCTGATCCATGGCGTGGGCTGGAGCGATCCCCTGCAGGGCTATGCATTGATGGAGCAGGCGTGGACGGCCTACCGGAAGCGTTATGCCAAGCTGGATACGTACCTGCGGGAGTGGCTATATGATTTTATGATCGTGCATGGTCTGGATATGCCGATCCGGGAAACGTATCAGCGCTTCCCGCGCGTCTTGTCCGCTGAGCTGAAGGAGAAGGAATGGAAGCGTCGGTTCTCTCTCCAGCCCGTGGAGCTATCATGGGAGCTGCTGCTGGATTTGCTGGATTATGACGTGGAGAAGAGCCGTTTTTACCAGGAGAATGGCCGCAAGGACCTGGAACAGTACGCCCCGAAGGTGATTGCACTCGTGGACAGTTACTTAGCCAAAATGAAGGGGCAGCGCTTCATCGACCGCTTTCAGCCACGGCCCCGGCAGGTGAAACGGCATTTATTCCGCAGCGCGGTGTACGATCATGGGTTATACGGGCGAAACGTCGTGCTGACGGTGGTATCCTTAAGCGAGTACGCTCCTCTGCGCTCCTATATAACGGGGCTGGTTCGCTTGACCGAGAATAAGCTGCGGGAATTGAGAGGCTTTAAGGGACGGCTGCGCGGCCAGGATGCGGTTGAGCCCGAAGTGGAAGAGATCGTCACCCGTTATCTGAAAAAAGAGGTTCAGGAGCAGCTGGAGGCTCAGCGCAAACAGGCGATACCGGAGGTTCAGATCGACACAGGGAAGCTGCACAGATTACAGCGGGAGTCGGACCAGGTCCGCGACATGCTGCTTACGGAGGAAGCCGGGCAGCAGGCTGAGGTGATCAACAGCCAGCCGGTACCGGAGTCTGCTCCGTCAGTTGGAGCCTCTCCAGGCCACTCCGAAGATGCGGGAACAAGCACTAACATGGCTTCGCCTTCCAAAGGCCGTTCCTCCCGAAAATCGGCGGCGAAGAAACCGGACGTGTTCCAAGCTGTGATGGATTTTGATGCGGACCCTTATGAGCCGGGCGCCATAGAGGTGCGTGAACAGCTTGACGATGCAGATGTCATCGTTCGTTCCGTGAACACGGAGCAATCAGAATCAGAAGTAACTAACGGAAGGTCTATGGAGCCATCAGGGAACACTGATGATCGCTCAATGCAATCCATGGGCCCTCTAGATGAACATTCATCTGAGGCTGGGGGTATCCATGTTATAGACCCGCACGTCGTAGATGAAGAGGCCTTTACAATGATGCCTACAGTAGGAGAGCAGTCGTGGCAATGGGAGGTAGAGGATGAGGAATGGCAGGAGCTCGCAGAGCGTCTTAATCCCATCCACCTGGAAGTTCTCCACGCCCTCAAGGCGGGACCGAACCGGCCGGGGCTGCAGCAAATTGCGGAGAAGGCCGGTTCTATGCCGGCGTTATTGCTCGATGAGATCAATGAGGCCGCGATGGATACCATCGGTGATCTTCTGATCGATGGTGAGGCCATTACGGATGATTATATAGATATGCTGGAAACATTGAAGTCCGTATAACCGGACGGATTGAAATCGATTGGACTCGTTATGCTTGTAAGATGCTTGAAAGAGGTGGAACTATGACGAAACTAAAAATACCGAAACGGCTCACAACGGCCCTCGTAAACTCTTTAACGGCAGGGGTTGTGCCGCGGGTGGGGCTTGAGTTCATCGCCGTCGGCCGGAAGCCGGAGGTGGAGTCGATCCTGCGCGATATGGATAATATCGCCGAGGGCGGCGCTGCTTTCCGCCTGATTACGGGCCGTTACGGAAGCGGCAAAAGCTTCCTGCTCCAGATCATCCGCAATTACGCGATGGACCGCGATTTCGTGGTGGCGGATGCGGATCTTTCGCCGGAGCGGCGGCTGGTAGGTACGAAAGGGCAAGGGCTTGCCACTTACCGTGAGCTGATGACCCATCTGTCCACGAGGACGCGTCCGGACGGGGGCGCGCTGGAGGCCATTTTGCAGAAATGGATCGCCGGGATCCAGCAGGACATCATGCAGGAGACGGGTATGCGCCCGGATGATCCTGCCCTGAACGATCGGGTGGAGCTGCAGATCTATGCGGTGACCAACGGCATGCAGAATCTGGTGCACGGGTTTGATTTTGCGAAGGTGCTGGCTGCTTACTGGAACGGCTATAAGCTTGGTGACGATGACCGCAAAGGGGCAGCGCTGCGCTGGCTCCGCGGGGAAGTCCCGACGAAGACGGAGGCGCGCAAGGACCTTAGCGTTGGGGTCATTATCGATGACGACAACTGGTACGAGTATATGAAGCTGTGGTCGGAATTCACGGCTGCCATCGGTTATAAGGGATTGCTGCTGTTCATAGACGAAGGGGTGAACCTCTACAAAATCACCAACAGCGTGTCCCGCCAGAGCAACTACGAGAAGCTGCTGACCATGTTCAACGACACGATGCAGGGCAAAGCGGAGCATTTGGGCATCTATATGGGCGGAACGCCGCAGTTTGTCGAGGATGAGCGACGGGGACTGTTCAGTTATGACGCGCTGCGCTCCCGCCTGATTGACGGGCGTTACGGCAGTGGTTCGCTGAAAACCTACACCTCGCCCATTTTGAAGCTGGACATGCTGTCGTATGAGGAGATTTTGATCCTCCTGCAAAAGCTGCGGGATATTCACGCTCTGCACTTCAAATATGAAGCGCAGTTAACGGATGATCAGCTGATCGCGTTCATGCAGACGGCCGTGAATCGGCTGGGAGCTGAGGAGCTGCTTACCACCCGCGAGGTGGTGCGGGATTTCATGGATCTGCTGCATACGCTGCATCAACATCCGGAGGCCACGTTTGAGGAGCTGTTAGGCGAGCGTGCCGCAGTGCTGCCGCAAGGCAAAGGGGCCAATGATACCAATTCGGATGATCTGGACGATCTGCTGGCGGAGTTTGAGTTATGAGTACGAACCCTTTTTCCAGACTGGCCCCGTTCATTCAGGAGTTCATCTATAAAAAAAGATGGGACACGCTTCGCGAGGCGCAGGTGGAAGCCTGCCGCGTCCTGTTTGATACGCCGAATCATCTGCTGATTGCTTCGGGCACGGCATCGGGCAAGACCGAAGCCGCGTTCTTCCCGGCGCTGACGGAGCTGTACAACCTGCCTTCCAGCTCGGTCGGGATTCTGTATATTGGGCCGCTTAAGGCGCTGATTAACGACCAATTTGAACGTATCACCGATTTGTTGAAGGAAGGCCAGGTGCCGGTATGGCATTGGCATGGTGATGTGTCCCAGGCTGAGAAAACCAAGCTGATGCAGAAGCCGTCCGGCGTGCTGCAGATTACGCCCGAGTCGCTTGAAGGGCTGCTGATGAACCGGCCGAACGCCATCCCGGCGCTGTTCCAGGATCTGCGGTATGTCATCATTGACGAGGTTCATGCCTTTATGGGGGCCGACCGCGGCATTCAGGTGCTGAGCCAGCTGACCCGGATCGAGCGGATGGCTTCCTGCTCGCCTCGCCGTATCGGGTTGTCAGCAACGCTTAGCGACTATGAGACCGCAGCCGGCTGGCTGGGTGCGGGCACGAAGAACGCGGTCGAAGTCATCGCCCCGCAAGGAGGACGGAAGCTGCGGCTGTCGGTCGAGCATTTCTCCTTCCCGGATGCGCGGGATGAGAAGCAGGCGGAGCAGTTGGAGCTTGCGCGCAAAGCCTATTACGACTTCGTATACGACAACACGCATCTGAAAAAAGCGCTGGTCTTCACGAACAGCCGCTCGGATGCCGAGCTGACCACGCTCGAGCTGCGACGGATTGCAGCCAAGCGCGAGCAGCGGGATGTCTTCCATGTGCACCATGGAAGCATCTCCGCGATGCTGCGCGAGGAAGCCGAGGCCGCGCTCCGCGAAGGCCCGGGGCCAGCAGTTGCGGCTGCCACCCTGACGCTGGAGCTCGGTATCGATCTCGGCGAGCTGGAGCGGGTGATCCAGCTTGGCGCGCCGTACAGCTGCTCCAGCTTCGTTCAGCGGCTCGGCCGCTCCGGCCGGCGCGGGGATCAGGCCTCCGAGATGATGTTCCTCTG
Above is a window of Paenibacillus sp. FSL K6-1330 DNA encoding:
- a CDS encoding TerB N-terminal domain-containing protein; translation: MKNDKPNNDNHIEHIRHTTLVNDQGIRFAEFELAGDEQDVSLPDKPSDHQGQEPVDSAARAKESLIVKPQEPLDMNWGEDFRYVTKEQQFVQKARELAWHVEGEAPFVAFKSYWPTYDQMASDQFKWYFYWREEVRSGRYPDTDLSYLFVYFYELIHGVGWSDPLQGYALMEQAWTAYRKRYAKLDTYLREWLYDFMIVHGLDMPIRETYQRFPRVLSAELKEKEWKRRFSLQPVELSWELLLDLLDYDVEKSRFYQENGRKDLEQYAPKVIALVDSYLAKMKGQRFIDRFQPRPRQVKRHLFRSAVYDHGLYGRNVVLTVVSLSEYAPLRSYITGLVRLTENKLRELRGFKGRLRGQDAVEPEVEEIVTRYLKKEVQEQLEAQRKQAIPEVQIDTGKLHRLQRESDQVRDMLLTEEAGQQAEVINSQPVPESAPSVGASPGHSEDAGTSTNMASPSKGRSSRKSAAKKPDVFQAVMDFDADPYEPGAIEVREQLDDADVIVRSVNTEQSESEVTNGRSMEPSGNTDDRSMQSMGPLDEHSSEAGGIHVIDPHVVDEEAFTMMPTVGEQSWQWEVEDEEWQELAERLNPIHLEVLHALKAGPNRPGLQQIAEKAGSMPALLLDEINEAAMDTIGDLLIDGEAITDDYIDMLETLKSV
- a CDS encoding ATP-binding protein: MTKLKIPKRLTTALVNSLTAGVVPRVGLEFIAVGRKPEVESILRDMDNIAEGGAAFRLITGRYGSGKSFLLQIIRNYAMDRDFVVADADLSPERRLVGTKGQGLATYRELMTHLSTRTRPDGGALEAILQKWIAGIQQDIMQETGMRPDDPALNDRVELQIYAVTNGMQNLVHGFDFAKVLAAYWNGYKLGDDDRKGAALRWLRGEVPTKTEARKDLSVGVIIDDDNWYEYMKLWSEFTAAIGYKGLLLFIDEGVNLYKITNSVSRQSNYEKLLTMFNDTMQGKAEHLGIYMGGTPQFVEDERRGLFSYDALRSRLIDGRYGSGSLKTYTSPILKLDMLSYEEILILLQKLRDIHALHFKYEAQLTDDQLIAFMQTAVNRLGAEELLTTREVVRDFMDLLHTLHQHPEATFEELLGERAAVLPQGKGANDTNSDDLDDLLAEFEL
- a CDS encoding DEAD/DEAH box helicase — its product is MSTNPFSRLAPFIQEFIYKKRWDTLREAQVEACRVLFDTPNHLLIASGTASGKTEAAFFPALTELYNLPSSSVGILYIGPLKALINDQFERITDLLKEGQVPVWHWHGDVSQAEKTKLMQKPSGVLQITPESLEGLLMNRPNAIPALFQDLRYVIIDEVHAFMGADRGIQVLSQLTRIERMASCSPRRIGLSATLSDYETAAGWLGAGTKNAVEVIAPQGGRKLRLSVEHFSFPDARDEKQAEQLELARKAYYDFVYDNTHLKKALVFTNSRSDAELTTLELRRIAAKREQRDVFHVHHGSISAMLREEAEAALREGPGPAVAAATLTLELGIDLGELERVIQLGAPYSCSSFVQRLGRSGRRGDQASEMMFLCPEDEDEEAMLPARMPWMLLRAIAVIELYIREKWVEPLALRKKPVGVLYHQTMSTLKSMGEAEPPDLARAVLTLPAFRGIEPEEYKEFLQYLLQTDHIQRTEEGSLIIGLGGEKIVNNYRFYAVFKDDEEHVVYNGSEEIGSITTVPPPGYCFSLAGKLWKVEEVDTKHKALYVKSAKGKVDTLWLGAGGDVHTRVVQKMREVLADSAIYPYLAPGAVNRLERARRLARESGLLKQVVIPAGGDSLFILPWAGSKQFRTLERLLKRNLSERLALRSIVPMEPYYMVVAGKVDNKTLMEEIKKELMDCEDAGALLDPDEAPYLGKYDEFVPPKLVRTAFAADGLDLEGLAEVLGMAYGAAGRGAMDV